A DNA window from Carnobacterium funditum DSM 5970 contains the following coding sequences:
- a CDS encoding NADPH-dependent FMN reductase translates to MTKNIGILVGSLRVESYTKKVAKTIATLFPDDYNISFIEIGDLAIYNQDFDDKNTIPDSWETFRDTMKSIDAVLFATPEYNRSVPSVLKNAIDVGSRPYGASIWDTKPAAIVSVSPGAISGFGANHHLRQSLVFLNMPTVQQPEAYIGNVLSILEEDGSITKKETLDFFQTIVNAFIDLIEKNSK, encoded by the coding sequence ATGACAAAGAACATTGGTATTTTAGTAGGAAGTTTACGTGTTGAGTCTTATACAAAAAAAGTCGCTAAAACGATTGCAACATTATTCCCTGATGACTATAACATATCGTTTATCGAAATTGGTGACTTAGCTATTTATAATCAAGATTTTGACGACAAAAATACTATTCCAGATTCGTGGGAAACTTTTCGTGATACGATGAAATCAATTGATGCTGTGTTATTTGCTACCCCTGAATACAATCGTTCTGTTCCAAGTGTTCTTAAAAACGCAATCGATGTTGGATCACGACCATATGGTGCTAGTATTTGGGATACTAAACCAGCAGCCATTGTTAGTGTTTCGCCAGGTGCAATTAGCGGTTTTGGAGCAAACCACCACTTACGTCAGTCATTAGTTTTTTTGAACATGCCAACAGTTCAACAGCCAGAAGCTTATATCGGAAATGTTTTGAGTATTTTAGAAGAAGATGGTTCAATTACGAAAAAAGAAACATTAGACTTCTTTCAGACCATCGTCAACGCGTTTATAGATTTGATTGAAAAAAATAGTAAATAA
- a CDS encoding OsmC family protein gives MANQTFHAVAKSIGGMKVSCTSRNFEFILDEPKSLGGSNEGMNPVEALLSSLGGCKVIVARSFAKMHGINLKDVRLELEGELDPDGFMGKNKDAKIGFSTIVSKFYIEADNTD, from the coding sequence ATGGCAAACCAAACATTTCATGCAGTAGCTAAATCAATTGGTGGGATGAAAGTTTCATGCACATCAAGGAATTTTGAATTTATCCTAGATGAGCCAAAAAGCTTAGGTGGATCAAATGAAGGAATGAACCCAGTTGAAGCCCTACTATCCTCTCTTGGAGGATGTAAAGTCATTGTAGCTCGCTCTTTCGCTAAAATGCATGGCATAAATCTGAAAGATGTTCGTTTAGAATTAGAAGGCGAATTGGATCCCGATGGTTTCATGGGTAAAAATAAAGATGCTAAAATAGGTTTCTCTACAATCGTGTCTAAATTTTATATCGAAGCTGATAATACTGATTAA
- a CDS encoding IS30 family transposase: MTYTHITMDELVMIEAYYHQGIPVAKIAAYLNRTRTPINNVIRFFRAGHTAFEYYLRYKKNKKQCGREKVVLPEEQHLYIKEKVAEGWTPDVIIGRKEMTIDCSVRTLYRQFKEKTFDEATLPMKGKRKPNGHQERRGRQAYKRNISERIIDYPTFKEEFGHIEGDTIVGVRHKSAVITLVEILSKAIITLKPKGRKACDIESAMNQWFQSIPKKLFKSITFDCGKEFSNWKSLCNQHDVAIYFADPGTPSQRALNENSNGLLRKDGLPKEMDFNEVDQAFVSSVAHKRNIIPRKSLNYQTPLEVFMSYMDEDILYSLI, translated from the coding sequence ATGACCTATACCCATATTACCATGGATGAACTAGTGATGATAGAAGCTTATTACCATCAAGGTATTCCAGTTGCTAAAATAGCTGCTTACTTGAATCGTACTCGAACACCGATTAATAATGTTATCAGGTTCTTCAGAGCAGGACATACAGCTTTCGAGTATTACCTACGGTATAAGAAAAACAAGAAGCAGTGTGGACGCGAAAAAGTTGTTTTACCAGAAGAACAACATCTTTATATCAAGGAAAAAGTAGCTGAAGGCTGGACGCCTGATGTCATTATTGGCCGTAAAGAAATGACAATAGACTGTTCCGTACGAACACTTTATAGACAATTTAAAGAAAAAACATTCGATGAAGCTACCCTTCCAATGAAAGGGAAAAGAAAGCCTAACGGACATCAAGAACGTAGAGGTAGACAAGCTTATAAACGAAATATCTCTGAAAGAATAATAGATTATCCAACATTTAAAGAAGAATTTGGTCATATCGAAGGAGATACCATTGTAGGTGTCCGCCACAAAAGTGCGGTCATTACTCTAGTAGAGATTTTATCGAAAGCTATCATTACCTTAAAGCCCAAAGGGCGTAAAGCCTGCGACATTGAGAGTGCTATGAATCAATGGTTCCAATCCATACCAAAAAAATTATTCAAATCAATTACTTTTGATTGCGGTAAGGAGTTCTCCAACTGGAAATCTTTGTGCAACCAGCATGATGTCGCTATCTACTTCGCTGACCCTGGAACGCCTTCACAACGAGCTTTAAACGAGAATTCTAATGGGCTTCTTCGAAAAGATGGATTGCCAAAAGAAATGGATTTCAACGAAGTTGATCAGGCTTTCGTATCGTCTGTTGCACACAAACGGAATATAATTCCAAGAAAGTCATTAAATTACCAAACACCGCTGGAAGTTTTTATGAGTTACATGGATGAAGATATTTTGTATAGCTTAATTTGA
- a CDS encoding DUF1456 family protein, which translates to MNNNDRLVRLRYALDIKDAEMVDIFKLGDFEITKEDVQKMLTKVKTKQEQEEAEGYSVNEYMKKCKNAVLESFLNGLIVFKRGKQESKPGELIKKAEVMIKNDQSVNNVLLKKLKIALSLTSDDILEILDETGVHLSKSELSAVLRREGQRNYKECGDRYARNFLKGLANRYRND; encoded by the coding sequence ATGAATAATAATGATAGACTTGTACGCTTAAGATACGCGCTAGATATTAAAGATGCAGAGATGGTTGATATTTTCAAATTAGGTGATTTTGAGATTACTAAAGAAGACGTTCAAAAAATGTTAACAAAAGTTAAAACAAAACAAGAACAAGAAGAAGCTGAAGGATATTCAGTAAATGAATACATGAAAAAATGCAAAAATGCTGTATTAGAATCCTTTTTAAATGGGTTGATTGTCTTTAAAAGAGGAAAACAAGAATCCAAACCAGGAGAACTGATAAAAAAGGCAGAAGTCATGATAAAAAATGATCAGAGCGTTAATAATGTATTGCTTAAAAAATTAAAAATAGCTCTGTCTTTGACTAGCGATGATATATTGGAAATTTTAGACGAAACAGGCGTTCATTTATCAAAAAGTGAATTGAGCGCCGTTCTAAGAAGAGAAGGACAACGCAACTACAAAGAATGTGGAGATCGGTACGCCAGAAATTTCCTGAAAGGATTAGCAAACCGTTATCGGAATGACTAA
- the uraA gene encoding uracil permease: MSKKKIIQVDEKVPAKLLIPLSLQHTFAMFGASVLVPIIFGIDPSIVLLMNGLSTLLFIFITKAKAPAYLGSSFAFIGPTSIIIANQGFQYAQGAFVVLSLIGCLLALFIHRVGTGWINIVLPPAAMGAVVALIGLELAGNTVNGGSIGANLMTDTATTQNFIVFFITLGVAVLGSVLFKGFLSTIPILISIVIGYISAIAFGMVNFTPVLEASLFTMPHFQWAKFDLQSILTMLPVLLVLTSEHIGHQVVTSNVIGRDLMKEPGLHRSLFADYLASALSGLIGGVPTTTYGENIGVMAITRVYSVRVIAGAAIFSIFMAFIGPLAALISTIPGDVIGGVTFLLYGMIGTSGLRLLVESKVDYSQSRNLILTSIVFVAGLSGLTINFAGIELKGMILASVVGIVLSVAFYLFDKLGWMNE, from the coding sequence ATGTCAAAGAAGAAGATTATTCAAGTTGATGAAAAGGTCCCAGCAAAGTTGCTTATTCCCTTGAGCTTACAGCATACATTTGCCATGTTTGGAGCATCGGTTTTAGTTCCTATCATTTTTGGAATTGATCCAAGTATTGTTTTGCTGATGAATGGACTTTCGACATTGCTATTCATCTTTATTACAAAAGCAAAAGCTCCCGCTTATCTAGGTTCGAGCTTTGCATTTATCGGACCGACCAGTATTATTATTGCCAATCAAGGATTTCAATATGCGCAAGGAGCATTTGTTGTCTTAAGCTTGATCGGTTGTCTTCTAGCACTTTTCATTCATCGTGTTGGTACAGGATGGATTAACATTGTCCTTCCCCCAGCAGCTATGGGAGCTGTTGTGGCTTTAATTGGACTAGAGTTAGCAGGGAATACGGTTAATGGCGGTTCAATTGGTGCCAACTTAATGACAGATACTGCGACGACTCAAAATTTCATTGTTTTTTTCATCACTTTAGGCGTGGCCGTCCTAGGTTCTGTATTATTTAAAGGTTTTCTATCTACCATTCCTATCTTAATATCGATTGTAATCGGTTATATTTCTGCTATCGCATTTGGCATGGTTAACTTCACGCCTGTTTTGGAAGCATCTTTATTCACTATGCCTCACTTTCAATGGGCAAAATTTGATCTCCAATCTATTTTAACTATGCTACCCGTTCTTCTAGTCTTAACTTCTGAACACATTGGACACCAAGTTGTGACGTCTAATGTTATTGGTCGAGACTTAATGAAAGAACCCGGCTTACACCGTTCTTTATTTGCCGACTATCTAGCTTCTGCACTCTCTGGTTTAATTGGTGGTGTACCTACTACTACTTATGGTGAAAACATTGGAGTTATGGCTATTACGCGCGTTTATAGCGTGCGCGTTATTGCTGGCGCTGCTATCTTTTCTATATTTATGGCGTTTATTGGGCCATTAGCAGCCTTAATCTCTACCATCCCAGGAGATGTCATTGGTGGAGTGACCTTCTTACTTTACGGAATGATTGGAACTAGCGGTTTACGTTTGTTAGTTGAATCAAAAGTTGATTACAGTCAATCAAGAAACCTGATTTTAACATCAATCGTCTTTGTTGCTGGTTTAAGCGGCTTAACCATTAATTTTGCTGGCATCGAATTAAAAGGAATGATTCTTGCAAGTGTAGTCGGTATTGTTTTAAGTGTTGCTTTCTACTTATTTGATAAATTAGGTTGGATGAATGAATAG
- a CDS encoding NUDIX hydrolase translates to MNLNEQISQYKPYNDQEALDQKEILRYLTTFDNLLTRENKGAHFTSSAWVVNKARTKVLMAYHNIYQSWSWLGGHADGDADLLHVALKETQEETGLKNIHSISDNIYSIEILNVPTHSKKDKPIAEHLHLNITYLIEADENEETSIKPDENSGVEWMSLDSAIKACNEPTMKVIYQKLNEKLKEYTKTNS, encoded by the coding sequence ATGAATTTAAACGAACAAATTAGCCAATATAAGCCATATAACGATCAAGAGGCGCTAGATCAAAAAGAAATACTGCGTTACTTAACGACTTTTGATAATTTATTGACAAGAGAAAATAAAGGCGCTCACTTTACTTCGTCAGCATGGGTAGTGAATAAAGCTAGAACAAAAGTATTGATGGCATATCACAATATTTATCAATCTTGGTCATGGCTTGGTGGTCATGCAGATGGTGATGCAGATTTACTACATGTGGCTTTAAAAGAAACACAAGAAGAAACAGGTTTGAAGAATATTCATTCTATCTCTGATAATATCTACTCAATTGAGATTTTAAACGTTCCAACGCACTCAAAAAAAGATAAACCAATCGCTGAACATTTGCATTTAAATATCACTTATTTAATTGAAGCGGATGAAAATGAAGAGACCTCTATTAAACCCGATGAAAATAGTGGGGTAGAATGGATGAGCCTAGATAGTGCTATTAAGGCATGCAATGAGCCTACAATGAAAGTCATTTATCAGAAATTAAATGAAAAATTAAAAGAATACACAAAAACTAATAGTTAA
- a CDS encoding DUF488 domain-containing protein, producing MRSYPGSNYTPQFNKEIIGKWLPENGISYHHMPALGGRRKKN from the coding sequence GTGCGTTCTTATCCTGGTAGTAACTATACGCCTCAATTTAATAAAGAAATTATAGGAAAATGGTTACCAGAAAACGGGATCAGTTACCATCATATGCCTGCATTGGGCGGGAGAAGAAAGAAAAACTAG
- a CDS encoding coenzyme F420-0:L-glutamate ligase, producing MERAVGTVVRGLRGPIINEGDDIEKLVVDTVLNAAKVEGLTFEDRDIITITESIIARAQGNYVTIDDIAQDIRAKFGDEKIGVIFPILSRNRFANVLRGIAKGTKSIVLMLSYPSDEVGNQLVDIDELDVRDVNPWTDVLTENEFREHFGYKKHRFTGVDYIEYYRSIIEAEGASCEIIFSNDPKTILTYTKSVLASDIHSRARTKRILTNAGAEKVYGLDDVLSKSINGSGFNEAYGLLGSNKATEDTLKLFPHSCQPIVDHIQEKMKEKTGKTIEVLVYGDGAYKDPVGKIWELADPVVSPAYTAGLAGTPNEVKLKYLADNNFSHLRGKELKQAISSYIVNKKEDLVGAMESQGTTPRKLTDLIGSLSDLTSGSGDKGTPIIYIQGYFDNFTE from the coding sequence TTGGAAAGAGCAGTTGGAACAGTCGTACGTGGTCTTCGCGGACCAATTATTAATGAAGGCGACGATATTGAAAAACTCGTAGTCGATACTGTATTAAATGCAGCAAAAGTTGAAGGCCTAACTTTTGAAGATCGCGATATTATAACCATTACCGAATCAATTATCGCACGCGCACAAGGAAATTATGTCACCATTGATGATATTGCCCAAGACATTCGTGCAAAATTCGGAGATGAAAAAATTGGCGTTATTTTCCCGATTCTTAGCCGCAATCGTTTTGCAAATGTCTTACGTGGCATTGCAAAAGGTACAAAAAGTATCGTCTTGATGCTAAGTTATCCTTCTGATGAAGTGGGTAACCAACTTGTCGATATCGATGAATTAGACGTAAGAGACGTTAACCCTTGGACAGATGTCTTAACAGAAAATGAATTCCGTGAACATTTTGGTTATAAAAAACACAGATTTACTGGTGTTGATTATATTGAATACTATCGCTCAATCATTGAAGCTGAAGGAGCGAGTTGTGAAATTATCTTCTCAAATGATCCAAAAACTATTTTGACTTATACAAAAAGTGTCTTAGCAAGTGATATCCATTCAAGAGCTAGAACAAAAAGGATTCTTACCAACGCTGGAGCTGAAAAAGTATACGGTCTTGATGATGTATTATCAAAGTCCATTAATGGTAGTGGATTTAATGAAGCTTACGGTCTTCTTGGATCTAACAAAGCAACCGAAGATACATTAAAACTATTTCCTCATAGTTGTCAGCCTATTGTTGACCATATTCAAGAAAAAATGAAAGAAAAAACTGGCAAAACAATTGAAGTATTGGTTTATGGTGATGGAGCTTATAAAGACCCGGTTGGAAAAATTTGGGAACTAGCAGATCCAGTCGTCTCGCCTGCGTATACAGCAGGCCTTGCCGGTACGCCGAATGAAGTAAAATTAAAATATTTAGCAGACAATAACTTCTCACATCTTCGTGGTAAAGAGTTAAAACAAGCTATTTCTAGTTATATTGTAAACAAAAAAGAAGACCTTGTTGGAGCGATGGAATCCCAAGGTACGACTCCTCGTAAATTAACCGATTTAATTGGCTCATTGTCTGATTTAACTTCTGGTAGTGGAGATAAAGGGACACCTATCATCTATATTCAAGGTTATTTTGATAACTTTACAGAGTAA
- a CDS encoding FUSC family protein, with amino-acid sequence MNKIIVVPFGWQYLFMLYSPVTGMDFNNRLLGLVAGAVLIMIVQFTIHRKSSHTKNELSELIEIDEDNSLYKPVNIFRRKHSIHTVRWAYAFRICLITAITAFMVAFFDLQEARWIVYTVFSLTELYSENCTIQSKHRVQGTIFGALVILFIFLFIKNNTIRTMIVVAGGYLDSFTKNYRDKMICVTVSVIASTALINNTLYAAVKRVSYILLGTMLVLIVDKFIFKKQLKDFEAIESTILKKAKTLF; translated from the coding sequence TTGAATAAAATAATAGTTGTACCTTTTGGATGGCAATACTTATTTATGTTGTATAGTCCAGTAACTGGAATGGATTTTAACAATCGATTACTAGGGTTAGTAGCTGGAGCAGTACTGATTATGATTGTTCAATTTACAATTCATAGGAAAAGCAGTCACACAAAAAATGAACTATCTGAGCTAATCGAAATAGACGAAGACAATAGCTTGTACAAGCCCGTAAATATATTTAGAAGAAAGCACTCAATTCATACAGTAAGATGGGCATATGCCTTTAGAATTTGCTTGATAACAGCTATTACGGCCTTTATGGTAGCTTTTTTCGATTTACAAGAAGCAAGATGGATTGTTTATACCGTATTCTCATTAACAGAGTTATACTCTGAAAACTGTACTATCCAATCTAAACACAGAGTACAAGGTACAATTTTTGGTGCACTCGTCATCTTATTTATATTTTTATTCATTAAAAACAATACGATACGAACGATGATTGTAGTGGCAGGTGGTTACTTAGATAGTTTCACAAAAAATTATCGAGATAAAATGATTTGTGTCACTGTATCGGTAATTGCATCAACTGCCCTAATAAACAATACTCTTTATGCCGCTGTTAAAAGGGTAAGTTATATACTACTAGGTACAATGCTAGTTTTAATAGTAGACAAGTTTATTTTTAAAAAACAATTAAAGGATTTTGAAGCGATAGAAAGTACGATTTTAAAAAAAGCAAAAACCCTATTTTAA
- a CDS encoding tryptophan-rich sensory protein, whose product MKTALKAWINILVFTILLVINYASSVGLINNITQKEMSDKYLTPITPASFTFSIWGVIYTLIFISLILMILNRNKRSYRTISDTISPLFWVSSLFNIGWVVLFLYDQILISTIFILAFTVVLTFINRIIVRNNDNKKNILAFTFGLYNGWLLIATIVNIAAYLVKINWNRGGLSQEILGIVLLSMAFIIAVGMMAWLKNAVFTLPAAWACYGIYHFLVSSTGSNSDYSLLPIVSIIYMIFLISGAIIQFKLNKWKLIPAPKRNIYL is encoded by the coding sequence ATGAAAACAGCTCTTAAAGCTTGGATAAATATTCTTGTATTTACTATTCTATTAGTTATCAATTATGCTAGTAGTGTTGGTTTAATTAATAATATAACTCAAAAAGAAATGTCGGATAAATACCTTACTCCGATTACGCCAGCTTCATTTACATTTAGTATCTGGGGAGTCATTTATACGCTAATTTTTATTTCCCTTATTCTTATGATCTTAAATCGAAATAAAAGAAGTTATCGTACAATTAGTGATACCATTTCTCCTTTATTTTGGGTGTCGTCATTATTTAATATTGGTTGGGTAGTTCTATTCTTATACGATCAAATTTTGATTTCTACAATTTTTATTTTAGCATTTACAGTTGTTTTAACCTTTATCAATCGAATAATAGTAAGAAACAACGATAATAAGAAAAATATTCTAGCTTTTACATTTGGATTATATAATGGTTGGCTCTTGATAGCGACAATTGTTAATATAGCAGCTTACTTAGTGAAAATTAATTGGAACAGAGGGGGTCTTTCACAAGAAATATTGGGTATTGTCTTATTAAGCATGGCATTCATAATCGCAGTAGGGATGATGGCTTGGTTAAAAAATGCTGTATTTACTCTCCCTGCAGCCTGGGCTTGTTACGGAATCTATCATTTTTTAGTTTCCTCTACCGGATCAAATAGCGACTACTCGCTACTGCCAATTGTTTCGATTATTTATATGATATTTTTAATCAGCGGAGCTATTATTCAATTTAAACTAAATAAATGGAAGCTAATTCCTGCTCCAAAACGTAACATCTATTTATAA
- a CDS encoding histidine kinase N-terminal 7TM domain-containing diguanylate cyclase has product MNSPLTAYVALNSASGVLNLYLCLYVYFRRYRYKKIAYFFMAYTVTIAIYCFASAIMLLTTTLEQIKFWTAIQYVGMPISTTLGLLFVMHYLGIHISKIKAFSLLIIPIITSIVVATNDLHHLHYKVLEIDPILGAPYVQQEIGVWYMIHGTYIFSCMLVALLLAISRWKETAKVHRMELLSLILGQFIPMLTALLYLLELTPEGMDPVPMVLWLSSSLYLWSISSSRMFTLIPIAKNVIFNSINDGVMVLDESIQLNEFNQICEKYFPQLTNKLIGMNFYKAWQELTGNSFPLELELTGNNQEVQLAIDDTKRVYQIRISPLIKVKNRKGLILIFTDVTELRELQNKLEYQANYDELTQIFNRRAFMEQCEQDFAIAEQGFTPFTVVLMDIDHFKKVNDTYGHHIGDQLLKHVVTLFENQLTEGQVFARYGGEEFALSLNGYTALEAELLGNNLRKQLERQSLDSSEGNIPVTLSMGVAEAITGTKETVDQLLNKADKALYSAKQSGRNQVHVYTLEK; this is encoded by the coding sequence ATGAATTCACCACTGACAGCTTATGTTGCTCTTAATTCTGCATCGGGCGTGCTGAACTTATATTTGTGTTTGTATGTCTATTTTAGACGCTATCGTTATAAGAAAATTGCTTATTTTTTTATGGCCTATACCGTAACAATAGCCATTTATTGTTTTGCTTCAGCAATCATGTTATTGACTACAACTTTAGAACAGATAAAGTTTTGGACAGCTATTCAATATGTAGGTATGCCAATTTCTACGACATTAGGGTTACTGTTTGTTATGCATTATTTAGGCATTCATATTTCAAAAATAAAAGCTTTTTCTCTACTTATTATTCCAATTATCACTTCAATCGTGGTAGCAACGAATGATTTGCATCATCTGCATTATAAAGTACTCGAAATAGATCCTATTTTAGGAGCTCCCTACGTTCAGCAAGAGATTGGGGTATGGTATATGATTCATGGGACCTACATCTTTTCTTGCATGCTAGTAGCGCTTTTGCTTGCGATTTCACGTTGGAAAGAAACAGCGAAAGTCCATCGAATGGAGCTACTATCCTTAATATTGGGACAGTTTATCCCTATGTTGACAGCTCTTTTATACTTATTAGAACTTACCCCTGAAGGAATGGATCCTGTTCCGATGGTCTTATGGCTTTCTTCTTCCTTGTATTTATGGTCTATCAGTTCATCGCGGATGTTTACATTAATACCTATCGCAAAAAATGTCATATTTAATAGCATAAATGATGGAGTAATGGTACTGGATGAGTCTATTCAGTTGAACGAATTTAATCAAATTTGTGAGAAATATTTTCCGCAATTAACGAATAAGTTGATTGGAATGAATTTCTATAAAGCTTGGCAAGAACTAACAGGTAATTCTTTCCCCCTAGAATTGGAGCTAACGGGGAATAACCAAGAGGTGCAGTTGGCCATTGACGACACAAAACGCGTTTACCAAATTCGTATCTCACCCTTAATCAAGGTAAAAAATAGAAAAGGTTTAATCTTGATTTTTACAGATGTCACTGAACTGAGAGAATTACAAAATAAATTGGAGTATCAAGCTAACTATGACGAACTGACCCAAATATTCAACCGCCGTGCTTTTATGGAACAGTGTGAACAAGATTTTGCAATAGCAGAGCAAGGCTTTACCCCATTTACAGTAGTGCTGATGGATATTGATCATTTTAAAAAAGTAAATGATACTTACGGACATCATATAGGAGATCAATTGCTTAAACATGTCGTAACCTTATTTGAAAATCAGTTAACAGAAGGACAGGTTTTTGCTAGGTATGGTGGGGAAGAGTTTGCTCTATCTTTAAATGGGTATACAGCACTAGAGGCTGAGTTATTAGGAAATAACTTACGTAAACAGTTAGAGAGACAAAGTCTAGATTCTTCTGAGGGAAATATTCCAGTTACTTTGAGTATGGGAGTAGCTGAAGCGATAACAGGTACAAAGGAAACGGTAGATCAGCTATTGAACAAAGCGGATAAAGCATTGTATTCAGCAAAGCAATCAGGACGGAACCAAGTACACGTTTACACGTTGGAAAAGTGA
- the add gene encoding adenosine deaminase — protein sequence MQKKIVQQLPKVELHCHLDGSVPMETLKKLAEKQQFNMALLDQVIAPAKCTDLVDYLKGFDIIHKLMQTYEQLEESAYATAKAAALENVRYMELRFAPLLHIEADLTVPEVIAAVSEGIRRAMKQYDIIVNLLICGMRQHSNEDNLMMLSEVMKTKEDLMVGFDMAGPEPDFANDHIEPLTTYAQEKGLQITLHAGECGCAHNVVQAIRLGAKRIGHGIAIQKDEAAQEFCLEKGTVIEMCPTSNIQTNAVKDWKDYPLLDFLEKGITCCINTDNRTVSNTTLTREYMLLTEHFGISYATMKSLNLSGLSGAFTTVEVKAKLSSVIEKAYAPYV from the coding sequence TTGCAGAAAAAGATCGTTCAACAACTACCTAAAGTGGAACTACACTGTCATTTAGACGGTTCTGTGCCCATGGAAACATTAAAAAAATTAGCAGAAAAACAGCAATTTAATATGGCTTTACTTGATCAAGTTATTGCACCAGCAAAATGCACTGACTTGGTTGATTATTTAAAGGGCTTTGACATTATTCATAAGCTTATGCAGACCTATGAGCAGTTGGAAGAATCAGCTTATGCGACTGCGAAAGCTGCAGCTTTAGAAAATGTTCGCTACATGGAGTTGCGTTTTGCTCCACTCTTGCACATAGAAGCAGATTTAACCGTACCAGAAGTTATTGCAGCAGTCAGTGAAGGGATTCGTCGTGCCATGAAACAGTATGATATTATAGTAAATCTATTAATATGCGGCATGCGCCAGCATTCTAACGAAGATAATCTTATGATGTTGTCCGAAGTAATGAAGACGAAAGAAGATTTAATGGTTGGTTTCGATATGGCAGGTCCAGAACCTGATTTTGCAAATGATCACATTGAACCCTTGACGACTTATGCGCAAGAAAAAGGACTACAAATTACTCTTCATGCCGGTGAATGCGGTTGTGCTCATAATGTTGTTCAAGCGATACGCTTAGGAGCAAAACGTATTGGCCACGGGATAGCCATTCAAAAAGATGAAGCAGCGCAGGAGTTTTGTTTGGAAAAAGGAACGGTTATTGAAATGTGCCCGACAAGCAATATCCAGACAAATGCGGTTAAGGACTGGAAGGACTATCCTTTACTTGATTTTTTGGAAAAAGGAATAACCTGTTGCATCAATACCGATAATCGTACGGTTTCCAACACGACGTTGACGAGAGAATACATGCTTTTGACGGAACATTTTGGAATCAGCTATGCAACGATGAAATCTTTGAATCTAAGTGGCTTGTCAGGCGCGTTTACGACTGTAGAAGTAAAGGCAAAGCTTTCCAGTGTGATTGAGAAAGCATATGCACCTTATGTGTGA
- the gloB gene encoding hydroxyacylglutathione hydrolase, translated as MNIHLIKAFSDNYIWIIEEGIEAVVVDPGEAEHVMDYLEGKQLHLNSILLTHNHDDHIGGVQQILETYPDISIYGPKETEPLADHIVEEGDSFHLLGKNFQVLKTAGHTYGHISFLTKEALFCGDALFSAGCGRVFTKDYQAQYDALQKFNQLDDGVQVYAAHEYTQTNLRFAHSIQPSNILISEALDEVNDLRVKGQPSLPTTIGREKEINLFLQAEKMKDFKELRKARDDF; from the coding sequence ATGAATATTCACCTAATAAAAGCCTTTTCTGATAATTATATTTGGATTATTGAAGAAGGTATAGAGGCAGTGGTAGTTGATCCAGGAGAAGCCGAACATGTGATGGATTACCTAGAGGGAAAGCAACTACACTTAAACTCAATTTTGTTAACTCATAATCACGATGATCATATCGGTGGGGTCCAACAGATTTTAGAAACTTATCCAGATATTTCAATTTATGGGCCGAAAGAAACGGAGCCATTAGCTGATCATATCGTAGAGGAAGGGGACTCTTTTCATTTATTAGGTAAAAATTTCCAGGTATTAAAAACAGCTGGACATACCTATGGACATATTAGCTTCTTAACAAAAGAGGCGCTCTTTTGCGGGGATGCTTTGTTTTCAGCAGGTTGCGGCCGAGTTTTTACAAAAGATTATCAAGCTCAATATGATGCCTTACAGAAATTCAACCAATTAGACGACGGAGTACAAGTATATGCAGCTCATGAATATACGCAGACCAATTTACGCTTTGCACATTCTATACAGCCGTCTAACATATTAATTTCTGAAGCCTTAGACGAAGTTAATGATTTGCGGGTAAAAGGACAACCATCTTTACCTACAACGATTGGTAGGGAGAAAGAAATCAATCTATTCCTTCAAGCAGAGAAAATGAAAGACTTTAAAGAGTTACGTAAAGCTCGTGATGATTTCTAG